A region from the Kribbella shirazensis genome encodes:
- a CDS encoding VOC family protein — MQPVPVIDAVAIDCTDPERLGQFWQALLGGELRPEQDGVAELHGGRVRLDFARVPEGKQVPKNRLHLDLYVPAEAKDQAIANALSLGATRADDIYDGGLWQVLRDPDGNEFCLVWGAGSPDRG, encoded by the coding sequence ATGCAGCCCGTGCCGGTCATCGACGCCGTGGCGATCGACTGCACGGATCCGGAGCGGCTCGGGCAGTTCTGGCAGGCCCTGCTCGGCGGCGAACTGCGCCCCGAGCAGGACGGCGTGGCCGAGCTCCACGGCGGGCGCGTGCGGCTGGACTTCGCCCGGGTCCCCGAGGGCAAGCAGGTCCCGAAGAACCGCCTCCACCTGGACCTCTACGTCCCTGCGGAGGCCAAGGACCAGGCGATCGCGAACGCCCTGAGCCTCGGCGCCACCCGCGCCGACGACATCTACGACGGCGGCCTGTGGCAGGTCCTCCGCGACCCCGACGGCAACGAGTTCTGCCTCGTCTGGGGCGCCGGCTCCCCCGACCGCGGGTAG
- a CDS encoding peptidylprolyl isomerase, translating to MSKKTHQQQLAVRKARRQAEREAERRRQRRNLAVTVSAIVAVVAVLVGVFVVFGIGGDDEPVASTAAPENKPASIPTAMAPAPKRPTPLASEVTCTYTKTAEPASKKVDLPATGKTKASGTSKVSLNTSIGDLQLSLDSALAPCAVKNFLSLVGQKYFDDTKCHRLTVGAGLQVLQCGDPTGSGSGGPGYSFADEVFPTLKYGRGTLAMANSGANTNGSQFFIVYGDASGLTPQYTAFGTIDEPSLKLIDKVAEAGVTPQNGPQDGSPITPVDIKSATAAA from the coding sequence ATGTCCAAGAAGACCCACCAGCAGCAGCTGGCGGTGCGGAAGGCCAGGCGGCAGGCCGAGCGGGAAGCCGAGCGGCGACGGCAGCGGCGGAATCTGGCCGTCACCGTGTCCGCGATCGTGGCGGTGGTCGCGGTCCTCGTCGGGGTCTTCGTGGTGTTCGGGATCGGCGGTGACGACGAGCCGGTGGCGAGCACGGCGGCGCCGGAGAACAAGCCGGCCAGTATCCCGACCGCGATGGCGCCGGCACCGAAGCGGCCGACCCCGCTCGCGTCCGAGGTGACCTGCACCTACACGAAGACCGCCGAGCCGGCCAGCAAGAAGGTGGACCTTCCGGCCACCGGGAAGACCAAGGCGTCCGGTACGTCGAAGGTCAGCCTGAACACGTCGATCGGCGACCTGCAGCTCAGCCTGGACAGCGCGCTCGCGCCGTGTGCGGTGAAGAACTTCCTCAGCCTGGTCGGCCAGAAGTACTTCGACGACACCAAGTGTCACCGGCTGACGGTCGGCGCGGGTCTGCAGGTGCTGCAGTGCGGCGACCCGACCGGGTCCGGATCCGGCGGACCGGGGTACAGCTTCGCGGACGAGGTGTTCCCGACGCTGAAGTACGGCCGCGGCACGCTCGCGATGGCGAACTCGGGCGCCAACACCAACGGCAGCCAGTTCTTCATCGTGTACGGCGACGCGTCCGGCCTCACCCCGCAGTACACGGCGTTCGGGACCATCGACGAGCCGAGCCTGAAGCTGATCGACAAGGTCGCCGAGGCGGGTGTCACGCCGCAGAACGGCCCGCAGGACGGCAGCCCGATCACGCCGGTGGACATCAAGTCGGCGACCGCCGCCGCCTGA
- a CDS encoding SMP-30/gluconolactonase/LRE family protein, with protein MTGILEPLAGTAPAVWEKLDDRFAGIRGDSRLERLWTGGRWVEGPVYSAAGRYLLWSDIPNDRILRWDETSYQVSVFRQPAGNTNGHTRDTEGRLVSCEHGNRRVTRTEHHGGITVLADSYDGKRLNSPNDVVVKRDGSVWFTDPAYGIDSDYEGYQGEIETAGCHVYRVAPDGGLSRVADDFNRPNGLAFSLDESLLYITDSEEATIRVFTVDGDKLTGGELFAECGNGIFDGIRLDTQGRIWASAADGVHVYHPDGTLLGKLLVPETVSNLTWGGAKRNRLFLTATTSVYSLFTTVNGAPEAYGSRS; from the coding sequence ATGACGGGAATTCTCGAGCCGTTGGCGGGGACCGCACCGGCGGTGTGGGAGAAGCTGGACGACCGGTTCGCCGGGATCCGCGGGGACAGCCGGCTCGAGCGGTTGTGGACCGGCGGGCGGTGGGTCGAGGGTCCGGTGTACTCCGCCGCGGGCCGGTACCTGTTGTGGAGCGACATTCCGAACGACCGCATCCTGCGCTGGGACGAGACGTCGTACCAGGTCTCGGTCTTCCGGCAGCCGGCCGGCAACACCAACGGCCACACCCGCGACACCGAGGGCCGGCTGGTGAGCTGCGAGCACGGGAACCGGCGGGTGACGCGCACCGAGCACCACGGCGGCATCACGGTGCTCGCCGACTCCTACGACGGGAAGCGGCTGAACAGCCCGAACGACGTGGTGGTCAAGCGCGACGGGTCCGTGTGGTTCACCGATCCGGCGTACGGCATCGACAGCGACTACGAGGGTTACCAGGGCGAGATCGAGACCGCTGGATGCCACGTGTACCGCGTCGCGCCGGACGGTGGGCTGAGCCGGGTCGCCGACGACTTCAACCGGCCGAACGGGCTGGCGTTCTCGCTCGACGAATCGTTGCTCTACATCACCGATTCGGAGGAGGCGACGATCCGCGTCTTCACCGTCGACGGCGACAAGCTGACCGGAGGTGAGCTGTTCGCGGAGTGCGGCAACGGGATCTTCGACGGCATCCGCCTCGACACCCAGGGCCGGATCTGGGCGTCGGCGGCCGACGGCGTGCACGTCTACCACCCCGACGGCACGCTGCTCGGCAAGCTCCTGGTCCCCGAGACCGTCAGCAATCTCACGTGGGGCGGCGCCAAGCGCAACCGGCTGTTCCTCACCGCGACCACCTCCGTCTACTCCCTCTTCACCACCGTCAACGGCGCACCTGAGGCGTACGGGTCCCGGAGCTGA
- a CDS encoding three-helix bundle dimerization domain-containing protein, with product MKLDTVREEKAIESLISRLTETFADIHTPEDIETAIRTARESFAGDPVRDYVPILIERIVRDELTPKPEPLTPDESATQRTGPAVAPDADGGSGNGGSGGGGSGGGGTPTPTADADGSRRRIPVAVPAAVAGVLVVATVATVLAVRNGDDVQAQTGSGITTIGGVIGSEKRAFFADPDVQAALAKHGLAVRVDTAGSREIATSVDLGKYDFAFPSSAVAAERILQPAAGRPAVNGKTYPAFSSPMAIATYQPIVDLLSATGIARKVNGTWYFDVRKYVDLAKANWRWTNIRGNTTYPVNKRILITTTDPRTSNSAAMFLSIVSYVANHNSVVQNAADERKVLPLVAPLFVNQGYTDNSSEGPFGDYLSLGMGKSPMVNIYEAQFVEAAVEKKLKPGMVLMYPSPTLQSKHTLVSLNADGEKLGELLSTDTELQQLAARHGFRTADESQFAAVVDRHRVPVTKEVIDVADTPTYDTLERLLDAVSKSYR from the coding sequence TTGAAGCTCGACACCGTCCGTGAAGAGAAGGCGATCGAGAGCCTGATCAGCAGGCTCACCGAGACCTTCGCCGACATCCATACTCCCGAAGACATCGAAACCGCGATCCGCACCGCCCGCGAGTCCTTCGCCGGCGATCCGGTCCGCGACTACGTCCCGATTCTGATCGAGCGCATCGTCCGCGACGAGCTCACCCCGAAACCCGAACCCCTGACACCCGACGAGTCCGCGACACAGCGCACCGGACCGGCCGTCGCCCCGGACGCCGACGGCGGCAGTGGAAACGGCGGCAGTGGAGGCGGCGGCAGTGGAGGCGGCGGTACGCCGACGCCGACCGCCGACGCCGACGGGTCCCGCCGGCGAATCCCGGTCGCGGTCCCGGCCGCCGTTGCCGGTGTGCTCGTGGTGGCGACCGTCGCGACCGTGCTCGCCGTTCGGAACGGCGACGACGTTCAGGCCCAGACCGGCAGCGGCATCACCACGATCGGCGGCGTGATCGGCTCCGAGAAGCGCGCGTTCTTCGCCGACCCCGACGTACAGGCCGCGCTCGCCAAGCACGGGCTCGCGGTGCGGGTCGACACCGCCGGGTCCCGTGAGATCGCCACCTCGGTCGACCTGGGCAAGTACGACTTCGCGTTCCCGTCGAGCGCCGTCGCGGCGGAGCGGATCCTGCAGCCCGCGGCCGGCCGCCCGGCGGTCAACGGGAAGACGTACCCGGCGTTCTCGTCGCCGATGGCGATCGCGACCTACCAGCCGATCGTCGACCTGCTGTCCGCGACCGGCATCGCCCGGAAGGTCAACGGCACCTGGTACTTCGACGTTCGCAAGTACGTCGACCTCGCGAAGGCGAACTGGCGCTGGACGAACATCCGCGGCAACACGACGTACCCGGTGAACAAGCGGATCCTGATCACCACCACCGACCCGCGGACCTCGAACTCCGCTGCGATGTTCCTGTCGATCGTCAGTTATGTTGCCAATCACAACAGTGTGGTGCAGAACGCGGCGGACGAGCGGAAGGTGCTGCCGCTGGTCGCACCGCTGTTCGTGAACCAGGGCTACACCGACAACTCCAGCGAGGGCCCGTTCGGCGACTACCTGTCGCTCGGCATGGGCAAGTCGCCGATGGTGAACATCTACGAGGCGCAGTTCGTGGAGGCGGCCGTGGAGAAGAAGCTGAAGCCCGGCATGGTGCTGATGTACCCGTCGCCGACCCTGCAGTCCAAGCACACCCTGGTCTCGCTGAACGCCGACGGTGAGAAGCTCGGCGAGCTGCTCTCGACGGACACCGAGCTGCAGCAGCTCGCGGCCCGGCACGGGTTCCGGACGGCGGACGAGTCGCAGTTCGCGGCCGTGGTCGACCGGCACCGCGTACCGGTCACGAAGGAGGTCATCGACGTCGCCGACACCCCGACGTACGACACGCTCGAACGCCTGCTCGACGCGGTATCCAAGTCCTACCGCTGA
- a CDS encoding acetyl/propionyl/methylcrotonyl-CoA carboxylase subunit alpha: MTKVLVANRGEIAVRVVRAAADAGLGSVAVYAEQDRDALFVRLADEAYSLDGSTPADSYLNIAKILDVAARSGADAVHPGYGFLAENAEFAQAVLDAGLIWIGPPPSAIDSLGDKVKARHIAEKVGAPQVPGTPDPVADASEVVAFAEQYGLPIAIKAAYGGGGRGMKVARTLDEVPELFESATREAVSAFGRGECFVERYLDKPRHVETQCLADAHGNVVVVSTRDCSLQRRYQKLVEEAPAPFLSEEQLEILYSSSKKILREAGYVGAGTCEFLVGQDGLISFLEVNTRLQVEHPVSEEVTGLDLVREMFRIANGEELGYDDPVVSGHSIEFRINAEDGGRGFLPAPGTLTRWHAPSGPGVRVDGGYDQGETVPGAFDSLVAKLIVTGRDRTQALERSRRALKEFVVEGMPTVIPFHASVVSDPAFVGTDGFKVHTRWIETEYDNQLTPYAGPTAETPADAEREKVTVEVGGKRLEVVLPAGLGGLAGSGAAAAGAKKKPSRRAGGTKGSAASGDSLTSPMQGTIVKIAVEEGATVAEGDLIVVLEAMKMEQPLNAHKSGTVTGLTAEVGATVTAGAAICEIKD; the protein is encoded by the coding sequence ATCACCAAGGTGCTCGTCGCCAACCGGGGCGAGATCGCCGTCCGGGTCGTCCGGGCCGCCGCCGACGCGGGCCTGGGCAGTGTCGCCGTGTACGCCGAGCAGGACCGGGACGCGCTGTTCGTCCGGCTCGCCGACGAGGCGTACTCGCTGGACGGGTCGACACCTGCCGACTCCTACCTGAACATCGCCAAGATCCTCGACGTGGCCGCGCGCTCGGGCGCCGACGCCGTCCACCCGGGGTACGGCTTCCTGGCCGAGAACGCGGAGTTCGCGCAGGCCGTGCTGGACGCGGGGCTGATCTGGATCGGGCCGCCGCCGTCGGCGATCGACTCGCTCGGCGACAAGGTCAAGGCGCGGCACATCGCGGAGAAGGTCGGAGCTCCGCAGGTGCCCGGCACGCCGGATCCGGTCGCCGACGCCTCGGAGGTCGTTGCCTTCGCCGAGCAGTACGGTCTGCCGATCGCGATCAAGGCGGCGTACGGCGGTGGTGGTCGCGGGATGAAGGTCGCGCGGACGCTGGACGAAGTACCGGAGCTGTTCGAGTCCGCGACCCGTGAGGCGGTGTCCGCGTTCGGCCGCGGCGAGTGCTTCGTCGAGCGCTACCTGGACAAGCCGCGGCACGTGGAGACCCAGTGCCTGGCCGACGCCCACGGCAACGTCGTCGTGGTGTCGACACGGGACTGCTCGCTGCAGCGCCGGTACCAGAAGCTGGTCGAGGAGGCCCCGGCCCCGTTCCTGTCCGAGGAGCAGCTGGAGATCCTGTACTCGTCGTCGAAGAAGATCCTGCGCGAGGCCGGGTACGTCGGCGCCGGCACGTGCGAGTTCCTGGTCGGGCAGGACGGGCTGATCTCGTTCCTCGAGGTGAACACCCGGCTGCAGGTCGAGCACCCGGTGTCCGAGGAGGTCACCGGCCTCGACCTGGTCCGGGAGATGTTCCGGATCGCGAACGGCGAGGAGCTCGGGTACGACGACCCGGTCGTCTCGGGGCACTCGATCGAGTTCCGGATCAACGCCGAGGACGGCGGCCGGGGGTTCCTGCCCGCGCCGGGCACGCTGACCCGGTGGCACGCCCCGTCCGGTCCCGGTGTGCGCGTGGACGGCGGGTACGACCAGGGCGAGACCGTACCGGGCGCGTTCGACTCGCTGGTCGCCAAGCTGATCGTGACCGGACGCGACCGCACACAGGCGCTCGAGCGGTCGCGGCGGGCCCTGAAGGAGTTCGTCGTCGAGGGCATGCCGACGGTGATCCCGTTCCACGCGTCGGTCGTGTCCGACCCGGCGTTCGTCGGGACGGACGGGTTCAAGGTCCACACGCGCTGGATCGAGACGGAGTACGACAACCAGCTCACGCCGTACGCCGGCCCGACCGCGGAGACGCCCGCGGACGCCGAGCGGGAGAAGGTCACCGTCGAGGTCGGCGGCAAGCGGCTCGAGGTCGTGCTGCCGGCCGGCCTGGGCGGGCTCGCCGGCTCCGGCGCCGCGGCCGCCGGCGCGAAGAAGAAGCCGTCGCGGCGGGCGGGTGGCACCAAGGGCTCGGCGGCCTCCGGCGACTCGCTGACGTCGCCGATGCAGGGCACGATCGTGAAGATCGCCGTCGAGGAAGGCGCCACCGTCGCCGAGGGTGACCTGATCGTCGTCCTCGAGGCGATGAAGATGGAGCAGCCGCTCAACGCGCACAAGTCGGGCACCGTCACCGGCCTCACCGCCGAGGTCGGCGCCACCGTCACGGCCGGCGCCGCCATCTGCGAGATCAAGGACTGA